One window of Papaver somniferum cultivar HN1 chromosome 9, ASM357369v1, whole genome shotgun sequence genomic DNA carries:
- the LOC113311387 gene encoding uncharacterized protein LOC113311387 has product MGMQCLKGRRVQGKEFVIWRRSLRRCKLKKMRGFKELETRVLKLQEENATLRDLQVDAADETQLIRTETSPNPPFTPASCKCSSLQINSNGVLSSGDAPPDYFARAVLGGFETEGTLTGFRKCSGTPSTENQVVLKQASTTYMDFSHLPFYSREITLEDILRQPQRIREVMRFTRMRRNMISAERELHTETEGIWEQMAEAQAAAPDGADAGDGAPADGGVANASGGAAAAGAPSL; this is encoded by the exons ATGGGAATGCAATGTCTCAAAGGGAGAAGAGTGCAGGGGAAAGAATTTGTCATTTGGAGGAGGTCGTTAAGAAGATGCAAACTGAAGAAAATGAGAGGTTTTAAGGAATTGGAGACGCGGGTTTTGAAATTGCAAGAAGAAAATGCAACATTGAGAGACTTGCAGGTCGATGCAGCTGATGAGACGCAATTGATTAGAACTGAAACAAGTCCAAATCCCCCTTTTACACCCGCCAGTTGCAAATGTTCTTCACTGCAAATAAACTCCAATGGTGTGCTCTCCTCAGGAG ATGCACCTCCTGATTATTTTGCAAGAGCAGTACTGGGAGGTTTTGAGACAGAAGGGACACTAACTGGATTTCGCAAGTGCAGTGGGACACCATCTACTGAGAATCAAGTTGTGCTCAAACAAGCATCAACTACAT ATATGGACTTCTCACACCTACCGTTTTACTCTCGAGAGATCACATTGGAGGACATCCTTAGGCAACCGCAACGA ATTCGTGAGGTCATGAGGTTCACTAggatgaggagaaacatgatttcaGCTGAGAGGGAGCTCCATACAGAAACGGAAGGTATTTGGGAACAAATGGCTGAAGCAcaagctgctgctcctgatgGTGCTGATGCTGGTGATGGTGCTCCTGCTGATGGTGGTGTTGCAAATGCTTcgggtggtgctgctgctgctggtgctccttCACTTTAA